The following proteins come from a genomic window of Ailuropoda melanoleuca isolate Jingjing chromosome 2, ASM200744v2, whole genome shotgun sequence:
- the HNRNPA3 gene encoding heterogeneous nuclear ribonucleoprotein A3 isoform X3 has translation MEGHDPKEPEQLRKLFIGGLSFETTDDSLREHFEKWGTLTDCVVMRDPQTKRSRGFGFVTYSCVEEVDAAMCARPHKVDGRVVEPKRAVSREDSVKPGAHLTVKKIFVGGIKEDTEEYNLRDYFEKYGKIETIEVMEDRQSGKKRGFAFVTFDDHDTVDKIVVQKYHTINGHNCEVKKALSKQEMQSAGSQRGRGGGSGNFMGRGGNFGGGGNFGRGGNFGGRGGYGGGGGGSRGSYGGGDGGYNGFGGDGGNYGGGPGYSSRGGYGGGGPGYGNQGGGYGGGGGGYDGYNEGGNFGGGNYGGGGNYNDFGNYSGQQQSNYGPMKGGSFGGRSSGSPYGGGYGSGGGSGGYGSRRF, from the exons ATGGAG GGCCATGATCCAAAGGAACCAGAGCAGTTGAGAAAACTGTTTATTGGTGGTTTGAGCTTTGAAACTACAGATGATAGTTTaagagaacattttgaaaaatggggTACACTTACAGATTGTGTG gtGATGAGAGACCCCCAAACAAAACGTTCCAGGGGTTTTGGTTTTGTGACTTACTCTTGTGTTGAAGAGGTGGATGCAGCAATGTGTGCCCGACCACACAAGGTTGATGGGCGTGTAGTGGAACCAAAGAGAGCTGTTTCTAGAGAG gaTTCTGTGAAGCCTGGTGCCCATCTAACAGTGAAGAAAATTTTTGTTGGTGGtattaaagaagatacagaagaatATAACTTGAGAGACTACTTTGAAAAGTATGGCAAGATTGAAACCATAGAAGTTATGGAAGACAGGcagagtggaaaaaagagaggattTGCTTTTGTAACTTTTGATGATCATGATACAGTTGATAAAATTGTTG ttCAGAAATACCACACTATTAATGGGCATAATTGTGAAGTGAAAAAGGCCCTTTCTAAACAAGAAATGCAGTCTGCTGGATCACAAAGAG GTCGTGGAGGTGGATCTGGCAACTTCATGGGTCGTGGAGGAAACTTTGGAGGTGGTGGTAACTTTGGCCGTGGTGGAAACTTTGGTGGAAGAG GAGGctatggtggtggaggtggtggcagCAGAGGTAGTTAtggaggaggtgatggtggaTATAATGGATTTGGAGGTGATG GTGGCAACTATGGTGGTGGTCCTGGTTATAGTAGTAGAGGAGGCTATGGTGGTGGTGGACCAGGATATGGAAACCAAGGAGGCGGatacggtggtggtggtggaggataTGATGGTTACAATGAAGGAGGAAATTTTGGAGGTG GTAACTATGGTGGTGGTGGGAACTATAATGATTTTGGAAATTATAGTGGACAACAACAATCAAATTATGGACCCATGAAGGGGGGCAGTTTTGGTGGAAGAAGCTCGGGCAGTCCCTATGGTG GTGGTTATGGATCTGGTGGTGGAAGTGGTGGATATGGTAGCAGaaggttctaa
- the HNRNPA3 gene encoding heterogeneous nuclear ribonucleoprotein A3 isoform X1, whose translation MEVKPPPGRPQPDSGRRRRRRGEEGHDPKEPEQLRKLFIGGLSFETTDDSLREHFEKWGTLTDCVVMRDPQTKRSRGFGFVTYSCVEEVDAAMCARPHKVDGRVVEPKRAVSREDSVKPGAHLTVKKIFVGGIKEDTEEYNLRDYFEKYGKIETIEVMEDRQSGKKRGFAFVTFDDHDTVDKIVVQKYHTINGHNCEVKKALSKQEMQSAGSQRGRGGGSGNFMGRGGNFGGGGNFGRGGNFGGRGGYGGGGGGSRGSYGGGDGGYNGFGGDGGNYGGGPGYSSRGGYGGGGPGYGNQGGGYGGGGGGYDGYNEGGNFGGGNYGGGGNYNDFGNYSGQQQSNYGPMKGGSFGGRSSGSPYGGGYGSGGGSGGYGSRRF comes from the exons ATGGAGGTAAAACCGCCGCCCGGTCGCCCCCAGCCCGACTCCGGCCGTCGCCGTCGCCGCCGGGGGGAGGAG GGCCATGATCCAAAGGAACCAGAGCAGTTGAGAAAACTGTTTATTGGTGGTTTGAGCTTTGAAACTACAGATGATAGTTTaagagaacattttgaaaaatggggTACACTTACAGATTGTGTG gtGATGAGAGACCCCCAAACAAAACGTTCCAGGGGTTTTGGTTTTGTGACTTACTCTTGTGTTGAAGAGGTGGATGCAGCAATGTGTGCCCGACCACACAAGGTTGATGGGCGTGTAGTGGAACCAAAGAGAGCTGTTTCTAGAGAG gaTTCTGTGAAGCCTGGTGCCCATCTAACAGTGAAGAAAATTTTTGTTGGTGGtattaaagaagatacagaagaatATAACTTGAGAGACTACTTTGAAAAGTATGGCAAGATTGAAACCATAGAAGTTATGGAAGACAGGcagagtggaaaaaagagaggattTGCTTTTGTAACTTTTGATGATCATGATACAGTTGATAAAATTGTTG ttCAGAAATACCACACTATTAATGGGCATAATTGTGAAGTGAAAAAGGCCCTTTCTAAACAAGAAATGCAGTCTGCTGGATCACAAAGAG GTCGTGGAGGTGGATCTGGCAACTTCATGGGTCGTGGAGGAAACTTTGGAGGTGGTGGTAACTTTGGCCGTGGTGGAAACTTTGGTGGAAGAG GAGGctatggtggtggaggtggtggcagCAGAGGTAGTTAtggaggaggtgatggtggaTATAATGGATTTGGAGGTGATG GTGGCAACTATGGTGGTGGTCCTGGTTATAGTAGTAGAGGAGGCTATGGTGGTGGTGGACCAGGATATGGAAACCAAGGAGGCGGatacggtggtggtggtggaggataTGATGGTTACAATGAAGGAGGAAATTTTGGAGGTG GTAACTATGGTGGTGGTGGGAACTATAATGATTTTGGAAATTATAGTGGACAACAACAATCAAATTATGGACCCATGAAGGGGGGCAGTTTTGGTGGAAGAAGCTCGGGCAGTCCCTATGGTG GTGGTTATGGATCTGGTGGTGGAAGTGGTGGATATGGTAGCAGaaggttctaa
- the HNRNPA3 gene encoding heterogeneous nuclear ribonucleoprotein A3 isoform X2, translating to MEVKPPPGRPQPDSGRRRRRRGEEGHDPKEPEQLRKLFIGGLSFETTDDSLREHFEKWGTLTDCVVMRDPQTKRSRGFGFVTYSCVEEVDAAMCARPHKVDGRVVEPKRAVSREDSVKPGAHLTVKKIFVGGIKEDTEEYNLRDYFEKYGKIETIEVMEDRQSGKKRGFAFVTFDDHDTVDKIVVQKYHTINGHNCEVKKALSKQEMQSAGSQRGRGGGSGNFMGRGGNFGGGGNFGRGGNFGGRGGYGGGGGGSRGSYGGGDGGYNGFGGDGGNYGGGPGYSSRGGYGGGGPGYGNQGGGYGGGGGGYDGYNEGGNFGGNYGGGGNYNDFGNYSGQQQSNYGPMKGGSFGGRSSGSPYGGGYGSGGGSGGYGSRRF from the exons ATGGAGGTAAAACCGCCGCCCGGTCGCCCCCAGCCCGACTCCGGCCGTCGCCGTCGCCGCCGGGGGGAGGAG GGCCATGATCCAAAGGAACCAGAGCAGTTGAGAAAACTGTTTATTGGTGGTTTGAGCTTTGAAACTACAGATGATAGTTTaagagaacattttgaaaaatggggTACACTTACAGATTGTGTG gtGATGAGAGACCCCCAAACAAAACGTTCCAGGGGTTTTGGTTTTGTGACTTACTCTTGTGTTGAAGAGGTGGATGCAGCAATGTGTGCCCGACCACACAAGGTTGATGGGCGTGTAGTGGAACCAAAGAGAGCTGTTTCTAGAGAG gaTTCTGTGAAGCCTGGTGCCCATCTAACAGTGAAGAAAATTTTTGTTGGTGGtattaaagaagatacagaagaatATAACTTGAGAGACTACTTTGAAAAGTATGGCAAGATTGAAACCATAGAAGTTATGGAAGACAGGcagagtggaaaaaagagaggattTGCTTTTGTAACTTTTGATGATCATGATACAGTTGATAAAATTGTTG ttCAGAAATACCACACTATTAATGGGCATAATTGTGAAGTGAAAAAGGCCCTTTCTAAACAAGAAATGCAGTCTGCTGGATCACAAAGAG GTCGTGGAGGTGGATCTGGCAACTTCATGGGTCGTGGAGGAAACTTTGGAGGTGGTGGTAACTTTGGCCGTGGTGGAAACTTTGGTGGAAGAG GAGGctatggtggtggaggtggtggcagCAGAGGTAGTTAtggaggaggtgatggtggaTATAATGGATTTGGAGGTGATG GTGGCAACTATGGTGGTGGTCCTGGTTATAGTAGTAGAGGAGGCTATGGTGGTGGTGGACCAGGATATGGAAACCAAGGAGGCGGatacggtggtggtggtggaggataTGATGGTTACAATGAAGGAGGAAATTTTGGAG GTAACTATGGTGGTGGTGGGAACTATAATGATTTTGGAAATTATAGTGGACAACAACAATCAAATTATGGACCCATGAAGGGGGGCAGTTTTGGTGGAAGAAGCTCGGGCAGTCCCTATGGTG GTGGTTATGGATCTGGTGGTGGAAGTGGTGGATATGGTAGCAGaaggttctaa
- the NFE2L2 gene encoding nuclear factor erythroid 2-related factor 2 isoform X1 produces the protein MMDLELPPPGLPSQQDMDLIDILWRQDIDLGVSREVFDFSQRRKEHELEKQKKLEKERQEQLQKEQEKAFFAQLQLDEETGEFLPIQPAQHIPSETSGSANYSQVAHIPKPDALYFDDCMQLLAETFPFVDDNEVSSAAFQSLVPDIPSQVENPAFVAPTQAQSPQTLVVQSVIADLDNMQQDIEQVWEELLSIPELQCLNIQNDKLVETSTVPSPETKMTEIDNNYHFYSSMPSLEKEVGNCSPHFLSAFEDSFSSILSTEDSSQLTVNSLNSDATINTDFGDEFYSAFIAEPSSSNSMPSSATLSQSLSELLNGPIDVSDLSLCKAFNQNHPETTEFNDSDSGISLNTSPCMASPEHSVESSVYGDTPLGFSDSEMEEIDSAPGSVKQNGPKTQPVQSAGDTAQSPSPSPGHSAPARDAQCENTPKKELPVSPGHRKTPFTKDKHSSRLEAHLTRDELRAKALHIPFPVEKIINLPVDDFNEMMSKEQFNEAQLALIRDIRRRGKNKVAAQNCRKRKLENIVELEQDLDHLKDEKEKLLKEKGENDKSLHLLKKQLSTLYLEVFSMLRDEDGKPYSPSEYSLQQTRDGNVFLVPKSKKPDTKKN, from the exons GATATGGATTTGATTGACATACTTTGGAGGCAAGATATAGATCTTGGGGTAAGTCGAGAAGTATTTGACTTCAGTCAACGACGGAAGGAGCATGAGCtcgaaaaacagaaaaaacttgaaaaggaaagacaagaacAACTCCAAAAGGAGCAAGAGAAGGCTTTTTTTGCTCAGTTACAActagatgaagaaacaggtgaATTCCTCCCAATTCAGCCAGCCCAGCACATCCCATCAGAAACCAGTGGATCTGCCAACTACTCCCAG GTTGCCCATATTCCCAAACCAGATGCTTTGTACTTTGATGACTGCATGCAGCTTTTGGCAGAGACGTTCCCATTTGTAGATGACAATGAG GTTTCTTCAGCTGCGTTTCAGTCCCTTGTTCCTGATATCCCCAGCCAAGTCGAGAATCCAGCCTTCGTTGCTCCTACTCAGGCTCAGTCACCTCAAACTCTGGTCGTTCAGTCAGTCATTGCTGATCTAGACAATATGCAGCAGGACATTGAGCAAGTCTGGGAGGAGCTGTTATCCATTCCAGAATTGCAG TGTCTTAATATTCAAAATGACAAGTTGGTTGAGACTAGCACGGTTCCAAGTCCAGAAACCAAAATGACAGAAATTGACAACAATTATCATTTCTACTCATCAATGCCCTCACTGGAAAAAGAAGTAGGTAACTGCAGTCCACATTTTCTCAGTGCTTTCGAGGATTCCTTCAGCAGCATCCTCTCCACAGAAGATTCCAGTCAGTTGACCGTGAACTCATTAAATTCAGATGCCACAATAAACACAGATTTTGGTGATGAATTTTATTCTGCTTTCATAGCAGAACCCAGTAGTAGCAACAGCATGCCCTCCTCTGCCACTTTAAGCCAGTCACTCTCTGAACTTCTTAATGGGCCCATTGATGTTTCTGATCTATCACTTTGTAAAGCCTTCAACCAAAACCACCCTGAAACCACAGAATTCAATGATTCTGACTCTGGCATTTCACTCAACACCAGTCCTTGCATGGCATCACCAGAACACTCGGTGGAATCTTCTGTCTATGGAGACACACCACTTGGCTTCAGCGATTCTGAAATGGAAGAGATAGATAGTGCTCCTGGAAGTGTCAAACAGAACGGTCCTAAAACACAGCCAGTCCAGTCTGCTGGAGACACAGCCCAATCCCCATCACCATCTCCAGGGCACAGCGCTCCAGCGCGTGATGCCCAGTGTGAAAACACGCCAAAGAAAGAATTGCCTGTAAGCCCTGGTCATCGAAAAACCCCATTCACAAAAGACAAACATTCAAGCCGCTTGGAGGCTCATCTCACAAGAGATGAGCTAAGGGCAAAAGCTCTCCATATCCCATTCCCTGTTGAAAAAATCATTAACCTCCCTGTTGATGACTTCAATGAAATGATGTCCAAGGAGCAATTCAATGAGGCTCAGCTGGCATTAATTCGAGATATACGCAGGAGGGGTAAGAATAAAGTGGCTGCTCAGaattgcagaaaaagaaaactggaaaatatagtGGAACTGGAACAAGATTTGGatcatttaaaagatgaaaaagaaaaattgctcaAAGAAAAAGGGGAGAATGACAAAAGCCTCCATCTACTGAAAAAACAACTCAGCACCTTATATCTCGAAGTCTTCAGCATGCTCCGTGATGAAGACGGAAAACCTTACTCTCCTAGTGAATACTCCCTGCAGCAGACAAGAGATGGCAACGTGTTCCTTGTGCCCAAAAGTAAGAAGCCAGATACGAAGAAAAACTAG
- the NFE2L2 gene encoding nuclear factor erythroid 2-related factor 2 isoform X2 yields MDLIDILWRQDIDLGVSREVFDFSQRRKEHELEKQKKLEKERQEQLQKEQEKAFFAQLQLDEETGEFLPIQPAQHIPSETSGSANYSQVAHIPKPDALYFDDCMQLLAETFPFVDDNEVSSAAFQSLVPDIPSQVENPAFVAPTQAQSPQTLVVQSVIADLDNMQQDIEQVWEELLSIPELQCLNIQNDKLVETSTVPSPETKMTEIDNNYHFYSSMPSLEKEVGNCSPHFLSAFEDSFSSILSTEDSSQLTVNSLNSDATINTDFGDEFYSAFIAEPSSSNSMPSSATLSQSLSELLNGPIDVSDLSLCKAFNQNHPETTEFNDSDSGISLNTSPCMASPEHSVESSVYGDTPLGFSDSEMEEIDSAPGSVKQNGPKTQPVQSAGDTAQSPSPSPGHSAPARDAQCENTPKKELPVSPGHRKTPFTKDKHSSRLEAHLTRDELRAKALHIPFPVEKIINLPVDDFNEMMSKEQFNEAQLALIRDIRRRGKNKVAAQNCRKRKLENIVELEQDLDHLKDEKEKLLKEKGENDKSLHLLKKQLSTLYLEVFSMLRDEDGKPYSPSEYSLQQTRDGNVFLVPKSKKPDTKKN; encoded by the exons ATGGATTTGATTGACATACTTTGGAGGCAAGATATAGATCTTGGGGTAAGTCGAGAAGTATTTGACTTCAGTCAACGACGGAAGGAGCATGAGCtcgaaaaacagaaaaaacttgaaaaggaaagacaagaacAACTCCAAAAGGAGCAAGAGAAGGCTTTTTTTGCTCAGTTACAActagatgaagaaacaggtgaATTCCTCCCAATTCAGCCAGCCCAGCACATCCCATCAGAAACCAGTGGATCTGCCAACTACTCCCAG GTTGCCCATATTCCCAAACCAGATGCTTTGTACTTTGATGACTGCATGCAGCTTTTGGCAGAGACGTTCCCATTTGTAGATGACAATGAG GTTTCTTCAGCTGCGTTTCAGTCCCTTGTTCCTGATATCCCCAGCCAAGTCGAGAATCCAGCCTTCGTTGCTCCTACTCAGGCTCAGTCACCTCAAACTCTGGTCGTTCAGTCAGTCATTGCTGATCTAGACAATATGCAGCAGGACATTGAGCAAGTCTGGGAGGAGCTGTTATCCATTCCAGAATTGCAG TGTCTTAATATTCAAAATGACAAGTTGGTTGAGACTAGCACGGTTCCAAGTCCAGAAACCAAAATGACAGAAATTGACAACAATTATCATTTCTACTCATCAATGCCCTCACTGGAAAAAGAAGTAGGTAACTGCAGTCCACATTTTCTCAGTGCTTTCGAGGATTCCTTCAGCAGCATCCTCTCCACAGAAGATTCCAGTCAGTTGACCGTGAACTCATTAAATTCAGATGCCACAATAAACACAGATTTTGGTGATGAATTTTATTCTGCTTTCATAGCAGAACCCAGTAGTAGCAACAGCATGCCCTCCTCTGCCACTTTAAGCCAGTCACTCTCTGAACTTCTTAATGGGCCCATTGATGTTTCTGATCTATCACTTTGTAAAGCCTTCAACCAAAACCACCCTGAAACCACAGAATTCAATGATTCTGACTCTGGCATTTCACTCAACACCAGTCCTTGCATGGCATCACCAGAACACTCGGTGGAATCTTCTGTCTATGGAGACACACCACTTGGCTTCAGCGATTCTGAAATGGAAGAGATAGATAGTGCTCCTGGAAGTGTCAAACAGAACGGTCCTAAAACACAGCCAGTCCAGTCTGCTGGAGACACAGCCCAATCCCCATCACCATCTCCAGGGCACAGCGCTCCAGCGCGTGATGCCCAGTGTGAAAACACGCCAAAGAAAGAATTGCCTGTAAGCCCTGGTCATCGAAAAACCCCATTCACAAAAGACAAACATTCAAGCCGCTTGGAGGCTCATCTCACAAGAGATGAGCTAAGGGCAAAAGCTCTCCATATCCCATTCCCTGTTGAAAAAATCATTAACCTCCCTGTTGATGACTTCAATGAAATGATGTCCAAGGAGCAATTCAATGAGGCTCAGCTGGCATTAATTCGAGATATACGCAGGAGGGGTAAGAATAAAGTGGCTGCTCAGaattgcagaaaaagaaaactggaaaatatagtGGAACTGGAACAAGATTTGGatcatttaaaagatgaaaaagaaaaattgctcaAAGAAAAAGGGGAGAATGACAAAAGCCTCCATCTACTGAAAAAACAACTCAGCACCTTATATCTCGAAGTCTTCAGCATGCTCCGTGATGAAGACGGAAAACCTTACTCTCCTAGTGAATACTCCCTGCAGCAGACAAGAGATGGCAACGTGTTCCTTGTGCCCAAAAGTAAGAAGCCAGATACGAAGAAAAACTAG